A single genomic interval of Zobellia nedashkovskayae harbors:
- a CDS encoding gliding motility-associated C-terminal domain-containing protein produces MAESLNAQTMRNFGDLEIHTDAKMGFYSSLENDGFFNSSSGLAGFYGRYQNTISGSVSPVFHDIEINNDQGIVLQVPIAIGNNTNFVFGDFITTKYLDTNYVELLATSFYNGESNFSKVNGFLSVSDVQKFLFPIGDETYLRPLLIDTEGVTASFKSTYLFEDGTVTYSNFLNTNSELTAISNEEYWVLEGDTSTIVTIDWNERSALKAIVNDLNTITVAGFDKEAMKWTNLGATDRTGNLGEGFISSRKFIPNQYSAITFGILKAKTGALHQGYHYLVTPNGDGINDFLYIPELEDYESNHLFIFARNGLKVFEQENYLNQFNGKTGTGISAIQRDKGLPEGVYFYLVTVGENKLPIQGFLYLER; encoded by the coding sequence ATGGCAGAAAGTCTAAATGCACAGACCATGAGAAATTTTGGTGATTTAGAAATTCATACGGATGCTAAAATGGGGTTCTATTCTTCCCTTGAAAATGATGGATTTTTCAACAGTTCATCTGGCCTTGCAGGATTTTATGGACGCTACCAAAATACTATTTCTGGTTCTGTTTCTCCTGTATTTCATGATATTGAAATTAATAATGACCAGGGAATTGTTCTTCAGGTTCCTATAGCTATTGGGAATAACACCAATTTTGTTTTTGGAGATTTTATAACTACAAAATACCTAGATACCAATTATGTTGAACTCCTTGCTACATCTTTCTACAATGGGGAATCAAATTTTTCAAAAGTAAATGGATTTTTATCGGTTTCCGATGTACAGAAATTTCTATTTCCCATTGGTGACGAAACCTATCTAAGACCTCTACTTATAGATACAGAAGGTGTAACAGCCTCTTTTAAAAGCACCTATCTCTTTGAAGATGGCACGGTAACGTATTCAAACTTTTTAAATACTAATTCTGAACTGACAGCAATCAGTAACGAGGAGTATTGGGTTTTGGAAGGAGATACCAGTACTATAGTAACAATTGATTGGAATGAACGAAGTGCGCTTAAAGCTATAGTTAACGACCTAAATACTATTACCGTGGCAGGTTTTGATAAGGAAGCGATGAAATGGACAAATTTGGGAGCCACAGACCGAACAGGAAATCTTGGAGAAGGTTTTATTTCATCAAGGAAATTTATTCCCAATCAGTACAGCGCAATAACGTTTGGCATCTTAAAAGCAAAAACAGGTGCGCTTCATCAAGGTTATCACTATTTAGTTACTCCAAATGGAGATGGTATCAATGACTTTCTCTATATACCAGAATTGGAAGATTATGAAAGCAACCATCTCTTCATATTTGCCAGAAATGGACTTAAAGTTTTTGAACAAGAAAACTATTTAAATCAATTTAATGGCAAAACGGGTACAGGAATATCCGCAATACAAAGAGATAAAGGTTTGCCAGAGGGTGTATACTTTTATTTGGTTACCGTTGGTGAAAATAAGCTACCTATTCAAGGTTTTTTATATTTAGAAAGGTAA